The Deltaproteobacteria bacterium genome has a segment encoding these proteins:
- the kdpC gene encoding potassium-transporting ATPase subunit KdpC: MTPIWKPALLIFLTLTVLTGVVYPLAVTGVAQLVFPHRATGSLIGPAERPAGSELVGQIFDDPKYLWGRPSATGPTPYNAASSSGSNLGPLNPALADAVGSRIANLRKADPENAAPVPADLVTASGSGLDPDISPSAAQYQVRRIATARGIDDARVRTTIDGCAKGRQFGILGMPRVNVLCVNLVLDGIAR, from the coding sequence ATGACCCCCATCTGGAAACCCGCCCTGCTGATCTTTCTCACGCTCACCGTGCTGACGGGGGTCGTGTACCCGCTGGCGGTGACCGGCGTCGCACAGCTCGTATTCCCCCACCGCGCGACCGGAAGCCTGATCGGCCCCGCCGAGCGGCCTGCCGGATCAGAACTCGTCGGTCAGATTTTCGACGACCCGAAATATCTATGGGGACGCCCGTCGGCCACCGGTCCGACGCCGTACAACGCCGCGTCGTCATCCGGATCGAATCTCGGCCCCCTGAATCCGGCTCTCGCCGACGCAGTCGGATCGCGCATCGCGAACCTGCGCAAGGCTGATCCGGAAAACGCCGCGCCGGTTCCCGCGGATCTCGTGACCGCGTCGGGCTCCGGCCTCGACCCCGACATTTCGCCCTCCGCCGCGCAGTATCAGGTTCGGCGCATCGCGACCGCGCGGGGAATCGACGATGCGCGCGTGCGCACCACGATCGACGGCTGTGCAAAAGGTCGCCAGTTTGGCATTCTCGGGATGCCCCGAGTGAACGTGCTGTGCGTGAATCTCGTCCTGGACGGGATCGCGCGCTAG